In the Chryseobacterium sp. MYb264 genome, one interval contains:
- a CDS encoding phospholipase effector Tle1 domain-containing protein, with the protein MANITFGSYTPSEDENDSTIEIRLGFFFDGTLNNERNTYIRKEKEKKKKGQSYDKEAVKEDPWGFDKDSYMNDYSNVARMYHFYTSAPSIYIEGIGTLNGDTDTVAGYTMGMGATGIREKIRKGCEKLRERLQPDTTVKITVDVYGFSRGAAAARAFVNELTRSSYDANFSRDGYTDLDGYPVDKKRLPARGHLGYLCEKDGIEISNLTVQFVGLYDTVSSYGGNFENDNSSEADKWELGLSAISNAKVKHVVQLAAGHEWRKNFNITTIESTGSKGLELLLPGAHADIGGCYESEVFKQYHQASVTPGRAINDRNTYNALANEKRQPFIDEGWYVDKQITIASHSNKYVNYIGLNGERFIDKRYSYIPLHFMCSLSTEKDSNFNVNGVTEKFKIPEKAGDGTHILHYVKTKLDQYISAVKKAEPHRRKQLSYKSYLDFTNEKILINQYIHWSATGKIGHGPRPNRIRKLIYG; encoded by the coding sequence ATGGCAAATATAACTTTTGGAAGCTATACTCCCTCCGAAGATGAAAATGACAGTACCATTGAAATCAGACTCGGTTTTTTTTTCGACGGAACATTAAATAACGAGCGGAATACTTATATAAGAAAAGAAAAAGAAAAGAAAAAGAAGGGACAGAGCTATGACAAAGAGGCGGTAAAGGAAGATCCCTGGGGATTTGATAAAGACAGTTATATGAATGACTACTCCAATGTGGCAAGAATGTATCATTTTTATACTTCTGCCCCTTCCATTTATATTGAAGGAATAGGAACGCTGAATGGAGATACCGATACGGTTGCAGGATATACCATGGGGATGGGAGCGACAGGGATCAGAGAAAAAATCAGAAAGGGATGTGAAAAGCTTAGAGAAAGACTTCAGCCTGATACGACTGTCAAGATAACGGTAGATGTCTATGGATTCAGCAGGGGAGCGGCAGCAGCCCGTGCTTTTGTAAACGAATTAACACGATCATCCTATGATGCCAATTTTAGCCGTGACGGATATACTGATCTTGACGGGTATCCTGTGGATAAGAAAAGACTTCCGGCGAGAGGCCATTTAGGGTATCTCTGTGAGAAAGACGGTATTGAAATTTCCAACCTCACTGTGCAGTTTGTTGGTTTGTATGATACCGTGTCTTCATACGGAGGAAACTTTGAAAATGACAATAGTTCTGAAGCTGATAAGTGGGAACTGGGACTTAGTGCCATCAGCAATGCCAAGGTAAAACATGTCGTTCAGCTGGCGGCAGGTCATGAATGGCGTAAAAACTTCAATATTACCACCATTGAAAGCACGGGAAGCAAAGGTCTGGAGCTTCTCCTTCCCGGAGCTCATGCCGATATCGGAGGTTGTTATGAAAGTGAAGTCTTTAAGCAATATCATCAGGCATCAGTAACGCCCGGGAGGGCCATTAATGACCGAAATACATATAATGCATTAGCCAATGAGAAAAGGCAGCCTTTTATTGATGAAGGCTGGTATGTTGATAAGCAGATTACAATCGCTTCTCATTCCAATAAATATGTAAATTATATAGGACTGAACGGAGAGCGGTTTATTGATAAGAGGTACAGCTATATTCCTTTGCATTTTATGTGTAGTTTATCTACCGAAAAAGACAGCAATTTCAACGTGAACGGAGTGACAGAAAAGTTTAAAATTCCCGAAAAAGCCGGGGACGGAACCCATATCCTGCACTATGTAAAAACAAAACTGGATCAATATATATCGGCTGTAAAAAAAGCAGAGCCTCACCGTAGAAAACAGCTGTCCTATAAAAGTTATTTAGATTTTACCAATGAAAAAATACTCATTAACCAGTATATTCACTGGTCAGCAACCGGAAAAATAGGACATGGTCCCCGACCAAACAGAATAAGAAAACTTATTTATGGCTAA
- a CDS encoding OmpA family protein: MAKGVKKINITKGIYYPKMSVAGQRLTIKPDQWVVFQVAEWLPGTTDAEKKKELIWMRQTGDRQVIINQIPSAAGYQFKITKKYCGNYHYYVEASLSGVRDFKNNTGIYVKGWCEPKIISSKWSYQKGGTSIKNNKKADHISYGHIVHLNLQTEGLNGNKLIIELWNQQYARKDKQIFVYTDVQVIDGEVNLKIQNTYAWMAHVENIQNLEEFYIKVKDQASNLYIKDNLGDDLHAIYLNVKNKVATTNTNVTQNQTPTKVYQPDVNSVRIEPCKFEVIKITESGVKDGKADNSSVTVFENGKGLQKLNKALPQEHIQRTIYYQFDSTVIDGDGEAILNNILKFLLEHKDSRINLNGYACVIGKQDYNKGLSQRRADIVKKFFKEGGLDAARIVSVGKGEVDPTDDKMGRDNIKYKNEKDYENNRRVDISFAFTGHDAQTLVYETIASGSDINLTVDVLGHVLKSCFRGQDKHEKKIIVKSAEYPKQKEIAQSSLAFPVHSQLSWNHPAPLNYIWPTFNLLNMESSATIYNIYVNSCRWFSNKQNAVIQVKVFPDIKWTLEFKWNHDQPFAHSFGNKLHPHDIKEGKKKVIGAEIDRGWSKTYGEMDQSFGLSLKGEWNRISQSKATAPQTFEFGHKWEGKIRRTLGLFNRIKNMTEKISNSPVNGGKVKFTIESPKIAVSAQWYLERAPKTTSDITHLVTIGVSAKPLVEANFEINLFKIFVEVGANALCPGAGKIITWVMDKLEANVGIHFIVTFAGGVYIDGKTTINTSYPKETTGEIKATGKIQVTVEFKAWGKAGSANIGVEGVVKADVSTSVTGGVKAGADKKGIYISPVAEFAGIKASFVAAATVKFGIFKRTFSYNDEAILVEKDEIKFEKTYFEFNKED; this comes from the coding sequence ATGGCAAAAGGTGTAAAAAAAATAAATATTACGAAAGGAATTTATTATCCTAAAATGTCCGTTGCCGGACAGAGGCTTACCATAAAACCGGATCAGTGGGTCGTATTTCAGGTTGCCGAATGGCTTCCCGGGACTACCGATGCAGAAAAAAAGAAAGAACTTATCTGGATGAGGCAGACCGGAGACCGGCAGGTAATAATCAATCAGATTCCTTCTGCTGCCGGATATCAATTCAAAATTACAAAAAAGTATTGTGGAAATTATCACTATTATGTAGAAGCAAGTTTGTCAGGAGTCAGAGATTTTAAAAACAATACGGGAATTTATGTTAAAGGCTGGTGTGAACCTAAAATTATAAGCAGTAAATGGTCATATCAGAAGGGTGGTACAAGTATTAAAAACAATAAAAAAGCGGATCATATTTCGTATGGGCATATTGTTCATCTCAATTTGCAGACCGAGGGACTCAACGGTAATAAGCTGATTATTGAACTTTGGAACCAGCAGTACGCACGAAAAGATAAACAAATCTTTGTATATACCGATGTTCAGGTAATTGATGGAGAAGTAAACCTTAAAATTCAGAATACCTATGCTTGGATGGCGCATGTAGAGAATATCCAGAATCTGGAAGAGTTTTATATCAAAGTGAAAGATCAGGCGTCCAATCTGTATATTAAAGATAATCTTGGGGACGATCTTCATGCGATTTACCTGAATGTTAAAAATAAAGTAGCGACCACTAATACCAATGTTACTCAGAATCAGACACCCACTAAGGTTTATCAGCCTGATGTAAATTCCGTAAGAATAGAACCCTGTAAGTTTGAGGTGATTAAAATTACGGAAAGCGGTGTTAAAGACGGTAAAGCAGATAATTCTTCCGTAACGGTATTCGAAAATGGAAAGGGATTGCAAAAGCTCAATAAAGCTTTGCCTCAGGAGCATATTCAGAGAACTATTTACTACCAGTTTGACTCTACCGTTATCGATGGAGATGGGGAAGCAATACTCAACAATATTCTGAAATTTTTGCTGGAACATAAAGATTCAAGAATTAACCTGAATGGTTATGCTTGTGTTATCGGAAAGCAGGATTATAACAAAGGCCTTTCCCAAAGGAGGGCGGATATTGTAAAGAAGTTTTTCAAAGAGGGCGGACTGGATGCCGCAAGAATTGTTTCGGTAGGAAAAGGGGAAGTAGACCCCACCGATGATAAAATGGGCCGAGACAATATTAAATATAAAAATGAAAAAGATTATGAAAACAATAGAAGGGTTGATATTTCATTTGCATTTACAGGGCATGATGCGCAAACGTTGGTTTACGAAACCATAGCATCAGGTTCAGACATCAATCTTACGGTGGATGTTCTGGGGCATGTATTGAAGAGTTGTTTCAGAGGACAGGATAAACACGAAAAGAAAATTATCGTAAAATCTGCCGAATATCCCAAGCAGAAAGAAATTGCCCAAAGCTCGCTGGCATTCCCGGTGCACTCACAGCTGTCATGGAATCATCCTGCCCCTTTAAACTATATCTGGCCTACCTTCAACCTGTTGAATATGGAAAGTTCAGCCACCATTTATAATATCTATGTGAATTCCTGCAGATGGTTTTCGAATAAACAAAATGCAGTGATTCAGGTAAAAGTATTTCCCGATATAAAATGGACTCTTGAATTTAAATGGAACCATGATCAGCCTTTTGCCCACAGTTTTGGAAATAAACTGCACCCTCATGATATTAAAGAAGGCAAAAAAAAGGTTATCGGTGCTGAGATAGACAGAGGCTGGTCTAAAACGTACGGAGAAATGGATCAGTCTTTTGGGCTCTCGCTGAAAGGAGAATGGAACCGGATTTCTCAGAGCAAAGCCACCGCTCCTCAGACTTTCGAGTTCGGTCATAAATGGGAAGGTAAAATCCGCAGAACCCTGGGACTTTTTAACAGGATTAAAAACATGACGGAAAAAATATCCAACTCTCCCGTGAACGGTGGAAAAGTAAAATTCACCATCGAGTCACCCAAAATTGCGGTTTCAGCACAATGGTATTTAGAGCGGGCACCGAAAACGACTTCTGATATTACACATCTTGTTACTATAGGGGTTTCAGCAAAACCATTGGTAGAAGCGAATTTTGAAATTAATTTATTTAAAATATTCGTAGAGGTCGGCGCCAACGCCCTTTGCCCGGGAGCCGGAAAAATTATTACCTGGGTGATGGATAAGCTGGAAGCCAATGTGGGAATCCATTTTATTGTCACATTTGCTGGCGGAGTCTATATAGACGGTAAAACCACCATAAACACATCCTATCCTAAAGAAACCACTGGGGAAATAAAGGCTACCGGTAAAATTCAGGTAACCGTTGAGTTTAAAGCCTGGGGGAAAGCAGGATCCGCAAACATTGGTGTCGAAGGAGTGGTAAAAGCAGATGTTTCCACTTCTGTCACCGGAGGAGTGAAAGCAGGAGCTGATAAAAAAGGAATTTATATATCTCCAGTAGCTGAATTTGCAGGAATAAAAGCAAGTTTTGTTGCGGCGGCTACCGTTAAATTTGGTATTTTTAAACGTACGTTTTCATACAACGACGAAGCTATTTTAGTAGAAAAAGACGAAATAAAATTTGAAAAAACTTATTTTGAGTTTAATAAAGAAGATTGA
- a CDS encoding DUF4280 domain-containing protein, with translation MAEKHIVVQGATCKCQFGQTPDKLKVLSHEKEYANDKDAAKKLIVTTKEIGATTFEKNTFGNCTKMGSPPPPCKVMVTEWQNYYDKVRLNNGGFIIVEDSKAVCAIAGTPCIEIIDHGQRAEASRQNFKNADPDVQQQINPLVDAETIYQEQPSDFGGEDGAI, from the coding sequence ATGGCAGAAAAACATATTGTAGTACAGGGCGCCACGTGCAAGTGCCAGTTCGGGCAGACTCCGGATAAGCTCAAAGTGCTTTCTCATGAAAAAGAATATGCCAATGATAAAGATGCTGCAAAAAAACTGATCGTCACCACAAAAGAGATCGGGGCAACAACCTTTGAAAAAAATACTTTTGGTAATTGTACAAAAATGGGAAGCCCGCCACCGCCATGCAAAGTTATGGTGACCGAATGGCAAAATTATTATGATAAAGTAAGACTGAATAACGGTGGTTTCATTATTGTTGAGGACAGTAAGGCCGTTTGTGCCATTGCGGGAACACCATGTATAGAAATTATAGATCACGGACAACGTGCTGAGGCAAGCAGACAAAATTTTAAAAATGCAGACCCTGATGTGCAACAACAAATTAATCCTCTTGTCGATGCTGAAACGATATATCAGGAGCAACCTTCCGACTTTGGAGGAGAAGATGGTGCAATTTAA
- a CDS encoding type VI secretion system Vgr family protein, translating into MSITPEKSGGVSFRPTQNADGVSANHHNGINRLVKLSVVIEGKAVAYYKYFTLKQSAQRHHEFTLTLAHDALGERQTHTLEEANKFLGKRLTAVISYKDIDNSPERTFVGIITGVGFSQEKMSLGNIVLKGYSPTILLDGAPHIQSFGGNQSVNMGIIAEEIIKQGIDKGRFDVRIDTNDYSQIIYSSQYNETHYNYLARMAEAYGEQFYYDGEVLHFGKLPPQNKPIKLIYGSSANDIRVELKAVHTKPQFYGYNSNKNEKLTSGTTPIQHVGDLAKTAYDHNDKIYKTPALQIAPIKATTHLDVEYSQKSASGSEAVNVFSISGNTTVPFLHPGCVVDVQMRKADSNETSYFTKIMATEVTHEIDTIGHYKGTFEGIAADTGFLPKPEFTAPKAEPQTATVISNADPEGQGRIQVRFDWQTNDTTHFIRMMSPDAGGTDQITQNRGYVAIPEVGDQVMVNFVHSHPDRPFVMGGMFHGGIGLGGGLNNHLKSIQTRSGIRILMNDEEGSVKILDPSGNIYFMDGKGNILLTAPKNFTLNAGDNINITAGKEISVSAGNSITSSANDNIISSAGQDIVQTAAGDIRETSDTRMEMVEKEFRRQSETSNEIAGEMSIFSELENMTMQSGKIVEFNSAEKSKLF; encoded by the coding sequence ATGTCTATCACACCTGAAAAATCTGGGGGTGTATCATTTCGCCCCACTCAGAATGCAGATGGCGTATCCGCAAACCATCATAACGGTATCAACAGACTGGTAAAATTATCTGTTGTTATTGAAGGGAAAGCCGTTGCGTACTACAAATATTTTACCCTTAAACAGAGTGCACAGCGCCATCATGAATTTACCCTGACGCTGGCTCATGATGCATTGGGAGAAAGACAAACCCATACGCTGGAGGAAGCCAATAAATTTCTTGGTAAACGTCTTACCGCCGTAATTTCATATAAGGATATTGACAACAGTCCGGAGAGAACCTTCGTGGGAATTATTACCGGCGTAGGCTTCAGTCAGGAAAAAATGAGCCTAGGAAATATTGTATTAAAAGGCTACAGCCCAACCATTTTATTGGATGGGGCACCTCATATTCAAAGTTTCGGGGGTAATCAGTCTGTTAATATGGGAATTATTGCCGAGGAAATAATTAAACAAGGGATTGATAAAGGTCGCTTTGATGTAAGAATCGATACCAATGATTATTCACAAATCATTTACAGCAGCCAGTACAACGAAACGCATTATAATTATCTCGCAAGAATGGCAGAAGCTTATGGTGAACAGTTTTACTATGATGGAGAAGTGCTGCATTTTGGAAAACTTCCTCCTCAGAATAAACCTATTAAGCTGATCTATGGAAGTAGTGCCAACGATATCAGAGTGGAATTGAAAGCGGTTCATACAAAACCTCAGTTTTATGGATATAACAGCAATAAAAACGAAAAACTGACCTCCGGAACCACGCCTATCCAGCACGTTGGGGATCTGGCTAAGACCGCCTATGATCATAATGATAAGATCTATAAGACTCCGGCACTCCAGATCGCTCCTATCAAGGCAACTACCCATCTCGATGTGGAATATTCTCAGAAAAGTGCTTCAGGAAGTGAGGCTGTCAATGTATTTTCAATTTCAGGAAATACCACCGTTCCTTTCCTCCATCCGGGATGTGTAGTGGACGTTCAGATGAGAAAAGCAGACTCCAATGAAACTTCTTATTTCACCAAAATAATGGCCACAGAAGTTACGCATGAAATTGACACCATAGGACATTACAAGGGAACTTTTGAAGGGATTGCAGCAGACACTGGATTTTTGCCTAAACCTGAATTTACAGCTCCGAAAGCAGAACCTCAGACGGCGACCGTTATTTCAAATGCCGATCCTGAAGGGCAAGGCAGAATTCAGGTAAGATTCGACTGGCAGACCAATGATACCACCCATTTTATCAGAATGATGAGCCCGGATGCCGGGGGAACAGATCAGATCACCCAAAACAGAGGCTATGTAGCAATTCCTGAAGTGGGAGATCAGGTGATGGTCAATTTTGTTCACAGTCACCCCGACAGGCCTTTTGTAATGGGGGGCATGTTTCACGGTGGTATCGGCCTCGGAGGTGGATTAAATAATCATCTGAAATCGATCCAGACCCGAAGCGGAATCCGAATTTTAATGAATGATGAGGAAGGAAGTGTGAAAATTCTTGATCCCAGCGGAAATATCTATTTTATGGACGGAAAGGGTAATATTTTGCTCACCGCTCCTAAAAATTTTACCTTGAATGCCGGGGATAATATTAATATCACCGCGGGAAAGGAAATTTCTGTTTCAGCGGGAAACAGCATTACCAGTTCTGCCAACGATAATATTATTTCTTCGGCCGGCCAGGATATTGTTCAGACTGCTGCCGGCGATATCCGGGAGACTTCTGATACGAGGATGGAAATGGTAGAAAAAGAATTCCGGAGACAGTCTGAAACCTCTAACGAAATTGCGGGCGAAATGTCAATTTTCAGCGAGCTGGAAAATATGACTATGCAAAGCGGGAAAATTGTAGAATTCAACAGTGCGGAAAAATCAAAATTATTCTAA
- a CDS encoding DUF2931 family protein, with product MAKLKNIIILFLMGAVNLYFAQKPTMNTYKYDAGIGTPEHYDIDTYQQVFYSADQKMIPIYGMGVHLGGMWGSGNSFVVGDQEKEVPALLKIGYYSYVENKFFEGEFKLPQSEIEKYLQEKVVNPVNGREQPKYNYFSIGIALNGGVVLWIKGNESQKEIAKFQASEKHYEKFSDVFDDERSQKEIYEGWFKNYSEELKKRILINDLPYKHWDAYRKKYRVRTVVSKDISRIQIDKINMEKETLYTPNDGYSESSIPYNIWIKWADAGKKYEARIVFSKDEKYYRAIYKGENGSKFPEDFTHENIYKVFQTLDENAPAELLIKINAENSDIRLGVKQHEKEYPISGFIVKIFGQ from the coding sequence ATGGCTAAATTAAAAAATATAATAATTCTATTTTTAATGGGTGCAGTCAATCTGTATTTTGCCCAGAAACCAACTATGAATACATATAAATATGATGCAGGAATAGGAACACCTGAGCATTATGATATTGATACCTATCAGCAGGTTTTTTATTCTGCAGACCAGAAAATGATTCCTATATACGGCATGGGCGTACATCTCGGCGGAATGTGGGGATCAGGAAACAGTTTTGTGGTGGGGGATCAGGAAAAAGAAGTTCCTGCTCTATTAAAGATTGGATACTACTCGTATGTTGAAAATAAATTTTTTGAAGGAGAATTTAAGTTGCCTCAGAGCGAAATAGAAAAATATCTTCAGGAAAAAGTAGTCAATCCGGTAAATGGTCGCGAGCAGCCTAAGTATAACTATTTTTCAATTGGTATTGCATTAAATGGTGGGGTCGTTCTGTGGATCAAGGGAAATGAAAGTCAAAAAGAAATTGCAAAATTTCAGGCCTCTGAAAAACATTATGAAAAATTCAGTGATGTTTTTGATGATGAAAGAAGTCAGAAAGAAATATATGAGGGCTGGTTTAAAAATTACAGTGAAGAATTAAAAAAACGGATTCTCATCAATGATCTGCCGTACAAACATTGGGATGCATATCGTAAAAAATACAGAGTAAGGACCGTGGTATCAAAAGATATCAGCAGGATACAGATCGACAAAATAAATATGGAAAAAGAAACTCTGTATACGCCGAATGACGGTTACAGTGAAAGCTCAATTCCGTATAATATCTGGATAAAATGGGCGGACGCAGGAAAAAAATATGAAGCAAGAATTGTCTTTTCAAAAGATGAGAAATATTACAGAGCAATTTATAAAGGAGAAAACGGATCTAAATTTCCCGAAGATTTTACCCATGAGAATATCTATAAAGTCTTTCAGACGCTGGATGAAAATGCTCCTGCAGAATTACTGATTAAAATCAATGCTGAAAATTCAGACATCAGATTGGGAGTAAAGCAGCATGAAAAAGAATATCCAATCAGTGGTTTTATCGTTAAAATCTTTGGTCAATGA